From Candoia aspera isolate rCanAsp1 chromosome 4, rCanAsp1.hap2, whole genome shotgun sequence, a single genomic window includes:
- the LOC134495799 gene encoding C-type lectin BpLec-like isoform X1 → MQYQMNIALELMGISSLKVHQKMGLVTYFSLCFLGLLIANPFLEAEASSCARQWMQNQGNCYAYFDNKLTWQEAEIECQSYGRGAHLASVLTKAETFLVAQHISTYQRNPSNVWIGLHDVHQNRKWRWADESTYNYKAWINDQPDNYGNTEYCVELGLSTGFKEWNDIACQTLNAYICKYEL, encoded by the exons aTGCAATATCAGATGAACATCGCTCTTGAACTTATGGGTATTTCCTCCTTGAAGGTCCACCAGAAGATGGGACTTGTCACCTATTTCAGCCTTTGCTTCCTTGGACTCCTGATTGCCAATCCTTTCTTAGAAG CTGAGGCCAGCTCCTGTGCCAGGCAATGGATGCAAAACCAGGGCAACTGTTATGCGTATTTTGATAATAAGCTGACCTGGCAAGAAGCTGAG ATCGAGTGCCAGAGCTATGGCCGTGGAGCTCATCTCGCTTCTGTCCTCACCAAAGCTGAGACTTTCTTGGTGGCTCAGCACATCTCCACTTACCAACGCAACCCAAGCAATGTCTGGATTGGCCTTCATGATGTCCACCAG AACAGGAAATGGAGGTGGGCTGATGAATCAACTTACAACTACAAGGCCTGGATAAATGATCAGCCAGACAATTATGGTAATACTGAGTACTGTGTGGAGCTGGGGCTTTCTACAG GTTTTAAAGAGTGGAACGATATTGCATGCCAGACACTCAATGCCTACATCTGCAAGTATGAGCTGTAG
- the LOC134495799 gene encoding C-type lectin BpLec-like isoform X2 — MGLVTYFSLCFLGLLIANPFLEAEASSCARQWMQNQGNCYAYFDNKLTWQEAEIECQSYGRGAHLASVLTKAETFLVAQHISTYQRNPSNVWIGLHDVHQNRKWRWADESTYNYKAWINDQPDNYGNTEYCVELGLSTGFKEWNDIACQTLNAYICKYEL, encoded by the exons ATGGGACTTGTCACCTATTTCAGCCTTTGCTTCCTTGGACTCCTGATTGCCAATCCTTTCTTAGAAG CTGAGGCCAGCTCCTGTGCCAGGCAATGGATGCAAAACCAGGGCAACTGTTATGCGTATTTTGATAATAAGCTGACCTGGCAAGAAGCTGAG ATCGAGTGCCAGAGCTATGGCCGTGGAGCTCATCTCGCTTCTGTCCTCACCAAAGCTGAGACTTTCTTGGTGGCTCAGCACATCTCCACTTACCAACGCAACCCAAGCAATGTCTGGATTGGCCTTCATGATGTCCACCAG AACAGGAAATGGAGGTGGGCTGATGAATCAACTTACAACTACAAGGCCTGGATAAATGATCAGCCAGACAATTATGGTAATACTGAGTACTGTGTGGAGCTGGGGCTTTCTACAG GTTTTAAAGAGTGGAACGATATTGCATGCCAGACACTCAATGCCTACATCTGCAAGTATGAGCTGTAG